One Pogoniulus pusillus isolate bPogPus1 chromosome 22, bPogPus1.pri, whole genome shotgun sequence DNA segment encodes these proteins:
- the HRH2 gene encoding histamine H2 receptor isoform X2, translating into MHKVAVGRALGLPSRGSFQAALELVRAGLLHLRSCTMDPCYNHTSSQKGMDLPLQLLVGSCLTILIVITLCGNIIVCLAVTLDRQLRSLTNCIIVSLAITDLLLGLLVLPFSAFYELTKEWPFGSTLCNIYMSLDVMLCTASILNLFMISLDRYFAVTTPLRYSQVVTPSRVTMGLVVIWTVSLMVSFLPIHLGWNTNGTAVQNTVPSCNKECTLEVNPVYGLVDALLTFYIPLVIMCITYYRILKIAREQAKRINHTWCCSSNSPMPPMVKEHKATVTLAVVVGAFIVCWFPYFTVFMYRGMWGDSRVKGTPMSVVLWLGYANSALNPILYGTLNRDFRVAYQHLLHCWKFGSSRSSCLPPLQKVQSRGRTCRQGQGRQEGIPLKLEMRNGKGTLLPDEALKSTGAFP; encoded by the exons ATGCACAAGGTTGCTGTGGGAAGGGCTCTAGGGCTGCCTAGCAGGGGCTCTTTCCAAGCAGCTTTGGAACTGGTGAGAGCAGGACTGCTCCATTTACGCAGCTGCACTATGGATCCATGTTACAATCACACAAGCTCTCAAAAAGGGATGGACTTACCCCTGCAGCTGTTGGTCGGGTCctgcctcaccatcctcatcgTGATCACTCTCTGTGGTAACATCATCGTCTGCCTGGCAGTCACCCTTGACCGCCAGCTCCGCAGTTTGACAAACTGCATCATTGTCTCCTTGGCCATCACTGACTTGCTGCTGGGCCTCCTGGTGCTACCATTCTCTGCCTTCTATGAGCTTACCAAAGAGTGGCCCTTTGGCAGCACCTTGTGCAACATCTACATGAGCCTGGACGTCATGCTGTGCACGGCTTCCATCCTCAACCTCTTCATGATCAGCCTGGACCGCTACTTTGCTGTCACCACCCCACTCCGCTACAGCCAGGTGGTCACTCCTTCCCGGGTCACTATGGGATTGGTTGTTATTTGGACTGTTTCACTGATGGTCTCCTTCCTACCCATCCACCTGGGCTGGAACACCAATGGGACAGCAGTCCAAAACACAGTCCCCAGCTGCAACAAGGAGTGCACACTGGAGGTGAACCCTGTGTATGGGCTAGTGGATGCCTTGCTCACCTTCTACATTCCTTTGGTCATCATGTGCATCACCTACTACCGGATCCTCAAGATAGCAAGGGAGCAAGCCAAGAGAATAAACCATAcgtggtgctgcagcagcaacagcccCATGCCACCCATGGTGAAAGAACACAAAGCCACTGTGACACTGGCAGTGGTGGTGGGAGCATTCATTGTGTGCTGGTTCCCCTATTTCACAGTGTTTATGTACCGGGGGATGTGGGGGGACAGCAGGGTGAAAGGCACACCCATGTCTGTTGTCCTCTGGCTGGGCTACGCCAACTCAGCCCTGAACCCCATCCTCTATGGGACGCTCAACAGGGATTTTCGGGTGGCATACCAACACTTGTTGCACTGCTGGAAGTTTGGGAGCTCCaggagctcctgcctgcctcccctccAGAAGGTGCAGTCCAGGGGCAggacctgcaggcagggccagggcaggcaggagggtaTACCTCTGAAACTGGAAATGAGGAACGGGAAGGGAACCTTGCTGCCTGACGAAGCCCTCAAGAG CACCGGAGCTTTCCCATga
- the HRH2 gene encoding histamine H2 receptor isoform X1 — protein sequence MHKVAVGRALGLPSRGSFQAALELVRAGLLHLRSCTMDPCYNHTSSQKGMDLPLQLLVGSCLTILIVITLCGNIIVCLAVTLDRQLRSLTNCIIVSLAITDLLLGLLVLPFSAFYELTKEWPFGSTLCNIYMSLDVMLCTASILNLFMISLDRYFAVTTPLRYSQVVTPSRVTMGLVVIWTVSLMVSFLPIHLGWNTNGTAVQNTVPSCNKECTLEVNPVYGLVDALLTFYIPLVIMCITYYRILKIAREQAKRINHTWCCSSNSPMPPMVKEHKATVTLAVVVGAFIVCWFPYFTVFMYRGMWGDSRVKGTPMSVVLWLGYANSALNPILYGTLNRDFRVAYQHLLHCWKFGSSRSSCLPPLQKVQSRGRTCRQGQGRQEGIPLKLEMRNGKGTLLPDEALKRHRGKTSKQEWEYWKTAAGLRVSEAQTGSQSNHCSWKPKCCGSTAALKDWRHFHG from the exons ATGCACAAGGTTGCTGTGGGAAGGGCTCTAGGGCTGCCTAGCAGGGGCTCTTTCCAAGCAGCTTTGGAACTGGTGAGAGCAGGACTGCTCCATTTACGCAGCTGCACTATGGATCCATGTTACAATCACACAAGCTCTCAAAAAGGGATGGACTTACCCCTGCAGCTGTTGGTCGGGTCctgcctcaccatcctcatcgTGATCACTCTCTGTGGTAACATCATCGTCTGCCTGGCAGTCACCCTTGACCGCCAGCTCCGCAGTTTGACAAACTGCATCATTGTCTCCTTGGCCATCACTGACTTGCTGCTGGGCCTCCTGGTGCTACCATTCTCTGCCTTCTATGAGCTTACCAAAGAGTGGCCCTTTGGCAGCACCTTGTGCAACATCTACATGAGCCTGGACGTCATGCTGTGCACGGCTTCCATCCTCAACCTCTTCATGATCAGCCTGGACCGCTACTTTGCTGTCACCACCCCACTCCGCTACAGCCAGGTGGTCACTCCTTCCCGGGTCACTATGGGATTGGTTGTTATTTGGACTGTTTCACTGATGGTCTCCTTCCTACCCATCCACCTGGGCTGGAACACCAATGGGACAGCAGTCCAAAACACAGTCCCCAGCTGCAACAAGGAGTGCACACTGGAGGTGAACCCTGTGTATGGGCTAGTGGATGCCTTGCTCACCTTCTACATTCCTTTGGTCATCATGTGCATCACCTACTACCGGATCCTCAAGATAGCAAGGGAGCAAGCCAAGAGAATAAACCATAcgtggtgctgcagcagcaacagcccCATGCCACCCATGGTGAAAGAACACAAAGCCACTGTGACACTGGCAGTGGTGGTGGGAGCATTCATTGTGTGCTGGTTCCCCTATTTCACAGTGTTTATGTACCGGGGGATGTGGGGGGACAGCAGGGTGAAAGGCACACCCATGTCTGTTGTCCTCTGGCTGGGCTACGCCAACTCAGCCCTGAACCCCATCCTCTATGGGACGCTCAACAGGGATTTTCGGGTGGCATACCAACACTTGTTGCACTGCTGGAAGTTTGGGAGCTCCaggagctcctgcctgcctcccctccAGAAGGTGCAGTCCAGGGGCAggacctgcaggcagggccagggcaggcaggagggtaTACCTCTGAAACTGGAAATGAGGAACGGGAAGGGAACCTTGCTGCCTGACGAAGCCCTCAAGAG GCACAGAGGAAAGACCAGCAAACAAGAATGGGAATACTGGAAAACTGCAGCTGGTCTTAGGGTGTCAGAAGCACAGACAGGGAGTCAGAGTAATCACTGCTCTTGGAAACCAAAATGCtgtgggagcactgcagcattAAAGGACTGGAGGCATTTCCATGGGTGA